One Saccharopolyspora erythraea NRRL 2338 genomic region harbors:
- a CDS encoding Rv3235 family protein yields the protein MTAVLAPAGAEVTERTACALARSAGEQILDVLAGRRSVPQLRRHLSSPVAALLLALLPRWYAEGPDYRLRSVHASLTDDHTVEACLIVGTTSRVRALVMRLEQEEARWVCTVLSLL from the coding sequence ATGACCGCAGTCCTGGCTCCTGCCGGAGCCGAGGTGACCGAGAGGACCGCGTGCGCGCTCGCCCGCTCCGCCGGCGAGCAGATCCTCGACGTCCTCGCGGGGCGGAGATCCGTGCCGCAGCTGCGCCGGCATCTGTCGAGTCCGGTCGCTGCGCTGCTCCTGGCGCTCCTGCCCCGGTGGTACGCAGAAGGCCCGGACTACCGGCTGCGTTCCGTTCACGCGAGCCTGACCGATGACCACACGGTCGAGGCTTGCCTGATCGTCGGAACCACCAGCCGGGTCCGGGCCCTGGTGATGCGACTCGAGCAGGAGGAAGCACGGTGGGTGTGCACCGTGCTGTCCCTGCTTTGA